A single genomic interval of Aliiroseovarius sediminilitoris harbors:
- a CDS encoding DUF1403 family protein, with amino-acid sequence MTFAKQTHSDDADTIPRMPSWVIAGRAETSEDIAFLSGAALAHLHVALAQGDVPHDLLRARLALSAAEACVVMSGRPERASDLRDALHLMRPGDHPGPAGEIYRQWRLAAGRPISAAALKRAMPDGLASHVPIWLAAVQGGPVRRAAAVLEAVLTDHPTEEAAALILADAALARGVGWTHLMPLLAGGLKRRDLQSTGAELTTACHQAVIRFTAEILRLAADLTRRAAYLRAVTPKLRARGAGAAVEMFLTQDGLAPTALTPLMSDRAARRLCDRLVDLGAVRELTGRDTFRLYGV; translated from the coding sequence ATGACATTTGCCAAACAGACCCATAGTGATGATGCAGACACGATCCCCCGGATGCCATCCTGGGTCATCGCGGGTCGCGCGGAAACATCTGAAGACATAGCGTTTTTGTCGGGCGCAGCCTTGGCGCATCTGCATGTTGCGCTGGCCCAAGGTGACGTTCCCCATGATTTGTTGCGCGCGCGGTTGGCGCTGTCGGCCGCCGAGGCCTGCGTGGTCATGTCAGGACGCCCGGAGCGGGCATCGGACTTGCGGGACGCGCTGCACCTGATGCGCCCCGGCGATCATCCGGGACCGGCGGGCGAGATTTATCGCCAGTGGCGGCTGGCGGCGGGGCGGCCGATCTCGGCCGCTGCGTTGAAACGTGCGATGCCGGATGGGTTGGCGTCGCATGTGCCGATTTGGTTGGCTGCGGTGCAGGGCGGACCGGTGCGCCGGGCGGCGGCAGTGTTGGAAGCGGTGCTGACCGACCACCCGACCGAGGAGGCCGCCGCCCTGATCCTGGCCGACGCAGCGCTCGCACGCGGCGTGGGGTGGACCCATCTGATGCCACTGTTGGCAGGCGGGCTGAAGCGCCGGGATTTGCAGAGCACCGGCGCAGAGTTGACCACCGCCTGCCACCAAGCGGTAATACGGTTCACGGCTGAAATCCTGCGTCTGGCCGCCGATCTGACGCGCCGGGCCGCATATCTACGTGCAGTGACCCCAAAACTTCGCGCCAGGGGGGCGGGCGCGGCGGTTGAGATGTTTCTAACCCAGGATGGGCTGGCCCCGACGGCGCTGACCCCGCTGATGTCTGATCGCGCCGCGCGACGATTGTGCGACCGACTGGTCGATCTTGGCGCCGTGCGCGAATTGACGGGGCGTGACACGTTCCGGCTTTACGGGGTGTGA
- a CDS encoding ATP-binding cassette domain-containing protein, translating into MNPEKAPIIQMKNIEKHFGSVIALAGVSLEVFPGECHCLLGDNGAGKSTFIKTMSGVHQPTRGEIYFEGKPMQFQDPRDAISAGIATVHQHLAMIPLMSVSRNFFMGNEPVKKVGPLKFFDHDYANRVTMDEMREMGINLRGPDQAVGTLSGGERQTVAIARAVHFGAKVLILDEPTSALGVRQTANVLATIDKVRKQGIAVVFITHNVRHAMAVGDRFTVLNRGQTLGTAQRGQITPEELQDLMAGGQELVALEGSLGGTV; encoded by the coding sequence ATGAATCCGGAAAAAGCGCCAATCATTCAAATGAAGAATATCGAGAAACACTTTGGCAGCGTGATCGCGCTGGCAGGTGTGTCGCTGGAAGTCTTCCCGGGGGAGTGCCATTGCCTGTTGGGTGACAACGGTGCGGGCAAGTCGACCTTTATCAAGACGATGTCCGGTGTGCATCAGCCCACGCGCGGCGAAATCTACTTTGAAGGCAAGCCGATGCAGTTTCAGGATCCACGAGATGCGATCTCGGCGGGCATTGCGACTGTGCACCAGCATCTTGCGATGATCCCCCTGATGTCGGTCAGTCGTAATTTCTTCATGGGGAATGAGCCGGTGAAGAAGGTTGGGCCGCTGAAGTTTTTCGACCATGACTATGCCAACAGGGTCACAATGGACGAGATGCGCGAGATGGGCATCAACCTGCGTGGCCCCGATCAGGCGGTCGGCACCCTGTCAGGAGGTGAGCGTCAAACCGTCGCCATCGCGCGCGCCGTGCATTTCGGTGCCAAGGTGTTGATCCTGGACGAACCGACGTCGGCGCTTGGCGTTCGGCAGACGGCCAATGTTCTTGCGACTATCGACAAGGTCCGCAAACAGGGGATCGCGGTTGTGTTCATCACCCATAACGTGCGGCACGCAATGGCCGTGGGCGATCGCTTTACTGTGCTGAACCGTGGCCAGACGCTGGGCACCGCGCAGCGCGGCCAGATTACACCGGAAGAACTGCAAGACCTGATGGCAGGCGGGCAAGAGCTTGTCGCCTTGGAAGGAAGCCTCGGCGGCACGGTCTAG
- a CDS encoding ABC transporter permease, with translation MAETIQSDERVKEISSFRQALIRPELGGIVGTVAVFTLFLLFAFDSGMFASQGVLNWSVVSAQFMIIAVGACLLMIAGEFDLSVGSMIGFAGMMIAVFGVVLGWPMWIAIIVTFVICCLLGALNGWIVIKTGLPSFIVTLAFLFILRGFTIYIPQTIERKTIIGGIRDAAEGDWLAPLFGGTIGKPVFQWLGDAGVISVFERGAREGQPVVDGIPMLIVWAIVLISLGHILLTRTQFGNWIFASGGDPEAARNSGVPVNKVKILMFTLTAFCATVLAVCQVMEFGSAGADRGLLKEFEAIIAVVIGGALLTGGYGSVLGAALGALIFGVVQQGLFFAGVESSLFRVFLGVILLFAVILNTYIRRIITGER, from the coding sequence ATGGCTGAGACCATCCAATCTGACGAACGTGTCAAGGAAATATCATCCTTCCGGCAGGCTCTCATCCGCCCGGAGCTTGGCGGTATTGTCGGCACCGTCGCTGTCTTTACATTGTTTTTGCTGTTTGCGTTTGACAGCGGTATGTTTGCCTCGCAGGGCGTTCTGAACTGGTCGGTCGTTTCCGCCCAGTTCATGATCATCGCTGTCGGCGCGTGCCTGCTGATGATCGCCGGAGAATTCGATCTGTCGGTCGGATCCATGATCGGTTTTGCAGGTATGATGATTGCCGTGTTCGGTGTCGTTCTGGGCTGGCCCATGTGGATCGCGATTATCGTTACGTTTGTGATTTGTTGTTTGCTTGGTGCCCTGAATGGCTGGATTGTCATCAAAACGGGCTTGCCCAGCTTCATTGTGACGCTTGCCTTTCTGTTCATCCTGCGCGGCTTTACCATCTACATCCCGCAAACGATCGAGCGTAAAACGATCATTGGTGGCATTCGTGACGCCGCAGAAGGAGATTGGTTGGCACCGCTCTTCGGCGGCACGATCGGGAAGCCCGTTTTCCAGTGGCTGGGGGATGCGGGCGTTATTTCGGTGTTCGAACGTGGCGCGCGCGAAGGTCAGCCCGTCGTTGACGGCATACCCATGCTGATTGTCTGGGCAATTGTCCTGATCTCGTTGGGACATATCCTGTTGACACGCACGCAATTCGGCAACTGGATTTTTGCATCCGGTGGTGATCCCGAAGCGGCGCGTAACTCGGGTGTGCCGGTGAACAAGGTCAAGATCCTGATGTTTACGCTTACGGCCTTCTGCGCAACGGTTCTTGCCGTCTGCCAGGTGATGGAATTCGGATCCGCCGGTGCCGACCGGGGCCTGTTGAAAGAGTTCGAGGCGATCATCGCCGTTGTTATCGGCGGTGCGTTGCTGACTGGTGGCTACGGTTCGGTCCTGGGCGCTGCACTTGGTGCGTTGATCTTCGGTGTCGTCCAGCAAGGTCTGTTTTTTGCCGGTGTCGAAAGTTCGTTGTTCAGGGTTTTCCTTGGTGTGATTCTTTTGTTTGCGGTCATTCTGAACACCTATATCCGTCGCATCATCACGGGGGAACGTTGA
- a CDS encoding sugar ABC transporter substrate-binding protein — MKSLMKKVVLATAVAAAPLMVGTGAMAEGEKYILVSHAPDSDSWWNTIKNGIALAGEQVGAEVEYRNPPTGDVADMARIIDQAAASSPDGIITTLADFDVLKGPIRAAVDQGIDVIIMNTGTPEQAREVGALMYVGQPEYDAGFAAGQRAKDEGVTKFLCVNHAIQQPTVGERCRGYADGLGVELGNSMMDSGTDPSEIKNKVLAYLSANPDVNGILTLGPVSADPTIAALQENGMAGEIHFGTFDLGEEIVKGIKDGIINWGIDQQPFLQAYMPVIILANWDRYGVLPGNNINSGPGFVTKDGLAKVEEFAGEYR; from the coding sequence ATGAAATCACTGATGAAAAAGGTCGTATTAGCCACGGCCGTCGCCGCAGCGCCGCTGATGGTCGGAACCGGCGCGATGGCCGAGGGCGAGAAATACATTCTTGTCAGCCATGCTCCGGACAGCGATAGCTGGTGGAACACGATCAAGAACGGTATCGCGCTGGCTGGCGAACAAGTTGGTGCCGAAGTCGAATACCGCAATCCGCCCACCGGGGACGTTGCCGACATGGCCCGCATTATCGATCAGGCCGCCGCGTCCAGCCCCGATGGAATCATCACCACGCTGGCTGACTTTGACGTTCTGAAAGGGCCGATCCGCGCCGCGGTTGATCAGGGCATCGATGTGATCATCATGAACACCGGCACGCCTGAGCAGGCCCGCGAAGTCGGGGCATTGATGTATGTCGGGCAGCCTGAATATGACGCAGGTTTCGCGGCAGGGCAGCGCGCCAAAGATGAAGGTGTGACCAAGTTCCTGTGTGTCAATCATGCCATTCAGCAGCCCACCGTGGGCGAGCGTTGCCGTGGTTATGCGGATGGTCTGGGGGTCGAGTTGGGGAACTCGATGATGGATTCAGGCACCGACCCTTCGGAAATTAAGAACAAGGTGCTGGCCTATCTGTCGGCAAATCCTGATGTCAATGGTATCCTGACCCTTGGCCCGGTTTCGGCTGACCCCACCATTGCCGCGTTGCAGGAAAACGGAATGGCCGGAGAGATTCACTTCGGCACGTTCGATCTGGGTGAAGAGATCGTCAAAGGTATCAAGGACGGCATCATCAACTGGGGCATCGACCAGCAACCGTTCCTGCAAGCCTATATGCCGGTCATTATTCTGGCCAATTGGGACCGTTACGGGGTTCTGCCCGGCAACAACATCAATTCTGGTCCGGGTTTCGTCACCAAGGACGGCTTGGCCAAGGTTGAAGAGTTTGCGGGCGAATACCGCTAA
- a CDS encoding LacI family DNA-binding transcriptional regulator, translating into MAVTLKEVAERAGVSRSAVSRTFTPGASVSDKTRRKVEKAADELGYSPNALASSLTTGRTKLIGLVSNNFHNPILLEVFDLFTRGLQDRGLRPLLVNLTNETDPEHSVRMLRQYSVDGVVVASSTLPPGFSKAFRDAGVPVVNSFGRYSSTPQVHVVGIDNVECGRMAARTLVARGYKRVAFLGGPQSATSTQDRHKGFMAEMSEHREINTTCSYAEAYSFEAGRREMMRLLESTPAEAYFCGDDVLSIGVLSAIQDSGLSVPEDIGLIGLNDMEMSGWENINLTTIHQPIRQIVTSSIELMVAMLDEPDRYPEARIFPCSIVERGTLRPLKS; encoded by the coding sequence ATGGCAGTAACATTGAAAGAGGTTGCAGAACGTGCCGGGGTTTCACGCTCCGCCGTGTCACGCACCTTTACGCCAGGCGCTTCAGTTTCGGACAAAACACGACGAAAGGTCGAAAAGGCCGCCGACGAGCTTGGATACAGCCCCAACGCGCTGGCCTCGTCGCTGACCACAGGGCGCACGAAGCTGATCGGCCTTGTCTCGAACAACTTCCACAACCCGATTCTTCTTGAGGTCTTCGACCTGTTCACCCGTGGCCTTCAGGACCGTGGCCTGCGACCGTTGCTGGTCAACCTGACAAATGAAACCGATCCCGAACATTCTGTGCGGATGCTTCGGCAATATTCGGTCGATGGCGTTGTCGTCGCCTCGTCCACCCTTCCGCCGGGGTTTTCAAAAGCGTTCCGCGATGCGGGAGTCCCCGTCGTGAACTCGTTCGGCCGCTATTCCTCCACGCCACAGGTCCATGTGGTCGGGATCGACAACGTTGAATGCGGGCGGATGGCCGCCCGAACCTTGGTGGCTCGTGGCTACAAGCGCGTCGCGTTTCTGGGCGGTCCGCAAAGCGCAACATCGACGCAAGATCGCCACAAGGGGTTCATGGCCGAAATGTCAGAACACCGTGAAATCAACACCACCTGCTCATATGCCGAGGCGTATTCCTTTGAGGCCGGGCGGCGTGAGATGATGAGATTGCTTGAGAGCACCCCGGCCGAGGCCTATTTCTGCGGCGATGACGTGCTGTCGATCGGTGTTCTTTCAGCCATTCAGGACAGCGGTCTGTCGGTGCCAGAGGACATCGGATTGATCGGACTGAACGACATGGAGATGTCGGGATGGGAGAACATCAACCTGACCACGATCCACCAACCGATCCGCCAGATCGTCACATCGTCTATCGAGCTTATGGTCGCGATGTTGGACGAGCCGGACCGCTATCCCGAAGCGCGCATTTTCCCATGTTCAATCGTCGAACGTGGAACGCTGCGCCCACTGAAAAGCTGA
- a CDS encoding Gfo/Idh/MocA family protein produces the protein MAKLKWGMIGGGEGSQIGPAHRLGALADGRFEFAAGALDHRPDVGREYAQRLGIAEDRAYGDWTEMLAGEKGRADKVDLVTVATPNSTHFEITKAFLEAGFNVLCEKPMTMTVDEGEEIVRVAEKTGKICAVNYCYSAYPMVRQARAMVRAGEIGKVRLVVTNFSHGHHGDATDADNPRVRWRYDPAMAGVSGQFADCGIHALHMAGFIADDEVKTLSADFASTIASRELEDDAMVNFRMEGGAVGRLWTSSVAIGRQHGFDIQVFGETGGLRWASEQPNQLIYTPVGGRTQIIEKGEGGLHEDAQRLSRVAIAHPEGFPLAVANIYCDLADAIRGEVRDGLPSAADGVRSMAAVHMAVSSAKAGGTWVDARPPMFR, from the coding sequence ATGGCAAAACTGAAATGGGGCATGATCGGTGGCGGCGAAGGCAGTCAGATCGGCCCGGCGCACCGATTGGGTGCTTTGGCCGATGGACGGTTTGAGTTTGCAGCCGGTGCGCTGGACCATCGTCCTGACGTAGGGCGCGAATATGCCCAACGCCTTGGGATTGCCGAAGATCGCGCCTATGGCGATTGGACCGAGATGTTGGCCGGTGAAAAGGGCCGCGCCGACAAGGTTGATCTGGTGACCGTGGCGACGCCCAATTCAACGCATTTCGAGATTACCAAGGCCTTTCTGGAAGCAGGCTTCAACGTCTTGTGCGAAAAACCCATGACCATGACCGTGGACGAGGGTGAAGAAATCGTGCGTGTGGCGGAAAAAACCGGCAAAATCTGCGCGGTGAACTATTGCTATTCCGCTTATCCGATGGTGCGTCAGGCCCGCGCTATGGTGCGGGCGGGCGAGATCGGCAAGGTGCGTCTTGTTGTCACGAATTTCAGCCACGGCCATCATGGCGATGCGACCGACGCGGACAATCCGCGCGTGCGGTGGCGTTATGACCCCGCGATGGCAGGGGTGTCCGGCCAGTTTGCCGATTGCGGCATTCACGCGCTGCATATGGCGGGCTTCATTGCTGATGACGAGGTTAAAACCTTGTCCGCCGATTTTGCCTCGACCATCGCCAGCCGCGAGCTGGAAGATGACGCCATGGTGAACTTCCGCATGGAAGGCGGGGCGGTCGGGCGGCTTTGGACCTCGTCCGTCGCAATCGGTCGTCAGCACGGGTTTGACATTCAGGTATTCGGCGAAACCGGCGGGCTTCGCTGGGCGTCGGAGCAGCCGAACCAATTGATCTATACGCCAGTTGGCGGGCGCACACAGATCATCGAGAAGGGCGAAGGCGGTCTGCATGAAGATGCCCAGCGTCTGAGCCGCGTGGCCATCGCCCATCCCGAAGGCTTTCCGTTGGCGGTGGCCAATATCTATTGCGATCTGGCGGATGCAATCCGTGGCGAAGTGCGGGATGGCTTGCCGTCGGCGGCGGACGGGGTGCGGTCGATGGCGGCTGTGCATATGGCGGTGTCGTCGGCGAAAGCTGGCGGCACATGGGTTGACGCCCGCCCACCGATGTTTCGATAG
- a CDS encoding TIM barrel protein, with protein sequence MTIRIGNAPCSWGVEFADDPRNPTWQSVLKDCAAAGYKGIELGPVGFMPEDPAVLADALAENDLELIGGVVFRPYHDPTAWDDVLDATHRTARALKAHGAQHLVLIDSISPRRAPTAGRATEAEQMDKAEWTAYRDRIAESARIGAEEYGLTVGIHAHAAGFMDFEPELERLLNEVDEKILKICFDTGHHSYAGFDPVAFMKRHMDRISYMHFKDIDPAVKAEVIKKRTGFYDACGQGIFCNLGDGDVDFPAVRQVLVDAGFQGWCTVEQDCDPTLDPDPVGDARLNREYLESIGFN encoded by the coding sequence GTGACCATCAGAATTGGCAATGCCCCCTGTTCGTGGGGTGTGGAATTTGCGGATGATCCGCGCAATCCGACCTGGCAATCCGTGCTGAAAGACTGTGCAGCCGCGGGCTATAAGGGGATCGAGCTTGGGCCTGTCGGCTTCATGCCGGAAGACCCTGCGGTCTTAGCGGATGCGCTGGCGGAGAACGATCTGGAACTGATCGGCGGCGTGGTCTTTCGCCCCTATCACGATCCGACCGCGTGGGACGACGTGCTGGATGCAACGCACCGCACCGCGCGGGCGCTGAAGGCGCATGGGGCGCAGCATCTTGTGCTGATCGACTCGATCTCGCCTCGTCGTGCACCCACAGCGGGGCGGGCGACCGAAGCCGAGCAGATGGATAAGGCGGAATGGACGGCCTATCGTGACCGGATCGCGGAAAGTGCGCGGATCGGCGCCGAGGAATATGGGCTGACCGTTGGCATTCATGCCCATGCGGCGGGTTTCATGGATTTCGAGCCCGAATTGGAGCGTCTGCTGAATGAAGTGGACGAGAAGATCCTGAAAATCTGCTTTGACACCGGACACCATTCCTATGCGGGGTTTGATCCGGTGGCGTTCATGAAGCGGCACATGGACCGGATCTCATACATGCATTTCAAGGATATTGATCCCGCTGTCAAAGCCGAGGTGATCAAGAAACGCACCGGGTTCTATGACGCCTGCGGCCAGGGCATTTTCTGCAATCTGGGCGACGGGGATGTCGATTTTCCTGCCGTGCGCCAAGTGCTGGTGGATGCCGGGTTCCAGGGATGGTGCACGGTCGAACAGGATTGCGACCCGACGCTTGACCCGGACCCTGTGGGTGATGCGCGCTTGAACCGTGAATATCTGGAAAGCATTGGCTTTAACTGA
- a CDS encoding Gfo/Idh/MocA family protein → MTEIGIGILGGGYMGKAHAVAMSSVGAVFNTGLRPRLEMVCATTPESAERYRKAYGFRRGTDDWRALVNDDAVGAVVIASPQETHRDVAEAAFALGKPVFCEKPLGASIEDSAAMTAAAERAGVVNMVGFNYIRTPASQFARHLIAEGTIGDITWFRGEHTEDFLANPETPANWRTVGMANGTMGDLAPHMINAALALMGPISRVMAEVETVHKTRPGGKVTNDDHGQVMCRFGNGAMGQMYFSRIATGRKMGYAYEITGTKGAIRFDQEDQNALWLYRTEGPDATRGFTKILTGPAHPDYEAFCQGPGHGTGYQDQIIIEARDFLAAIETQENRWPTFRDGHEVNRVIAAALASDQSGGWQDINNF, encoded by the coding sequence ATGACCGAGATCGGTATCGGAATCCTTGGTGGCGGCTACATGGGCAAGGCGCACGCGGTCGCCATGTCGTCTGTTGGGGCGGTGTTCAACACGGGGCTGCGCCCGCGGCTAGAGATGGTCTGCGCCACAACCCCGGAAAGTGCTGAACGGTATCGCAAGGCCTATGGGTTCCGACGTGGCACGGATGACTGGCGCGCTTTGGTCAATGATGACGCGGTCGGTGCGGTTGTGATTGCATCCCCGCAGGAAACCCATCGCGATGTGGCTGAAGCCGCCTTTGCCTTGGGAAAGCCGGTTTTTTGCGAAAAACCCCTTGGCGCTTCGATCGAAGACAGCGCGGCGATGACCGCCGCTGCGGAACGGGCCGGGGTCGTGAACATGGTGGGGTTCAATTATATCCGCACGCCGGCCAGCCAGTTTGCGCGTCACCTGATTGCAGAAGGGACGATTGGCGACATCACATGGTTTCGTGGTGAACATACCGAAGATTTTCTGGCCAATCCCGAGACACCTGCCAATTGGCGCACAGTTGGCATGGCCAATGGCACGATGGGCGATCTGGCCCCGCATATGATCAACGCAGCCCTGGCCCTTATGGGGCCAATCAGCCGCGTCATGGCCGAGGTTGAAACGGTTCACAAAACCCGCCCCGGTGGCAAGGTGACGAATGACGACCATGGCCAAGTGATGTGCCGCTTTGGAAACGGCGCAATGGGGCAGATGTATTTCAGCCGCATCGCGACCGGGCGCAAGATGGGCTATGCCTATGAAATCACGGGCACAAAAGGCGCAATTCGCTTTGATCAGGAAGATCAGAATGCGCTTTGGCTTTATCGCACCGAGGGGCCGGATGCCACGCGCGGGTTCACCAAGATCCTGACCGGACCGGCGCATCCCGACTATGAGGCTTTCTGTCAGGGACCGGGGCATGGCACCGGCTATCAGGATCAGATCATCATCGAAGCGCGCGATTTTCTGGCCGCGATCGAGACACAAGAAAACCGTTGGCCAACCTTTCGGGACGGGCACGAGGTCAACCGCGTGATCGCGGCGGCGCTTGCCTCGGACCAGTCTGGCGGCTGGCAGGACATCAACAATTTCTGA
- the iolD gene encoding 3D-(3,5/4)-trihydroxycyclohexane-1,2-dione acylhydrolase (decyclizing) has protein sequence MTKQPDTIRLTTAQAIIRWLSNQFIQIDGQEMRLCGGGFGIFGHGNVTCLGEALYNVRDELPLYRGQNEQSMGFAAAGYAKQWLRQRFMFCTASAGPGTANLLTAAGLAHANRLPLLLLCGDTFITRLPDPVLQQMENYGDPTLGVNDAFKPVVRYWDRISHPAQIIQSLPNAIATMLDPADCGPAFLGLPQDVQGWTYDYPKVFFEKKMHRIRRQTPDSDEVADAIALLKTAKRPMIIAGGGVQYSGAVDELTAFAEAHQIPVVETIAGRANMLATHPLNIGPIGVTGSNSANAIAEKADVIVAVGTRLQDFTTGSWTAFSKDARFISINAARHDAGKHMSLPVVGDAKLALTALGAALDFRAPADWVQTAQDERKTWDAYVADNVSYGNRPNSYAQAIGAVNELCDPRDRIVAAAGGLPAEVTANWRTLDVGTVDVEFGFSCMGYEIAGAWGARIAQAEREPDQDVITFCGDGSYMMLNSDIYSSVLSRKKLIVMLLDNGGFAVINKLQNNTGNESFNNLIADCPTVPEPFGVDFVAHATSMGAEAEKVSNLSELGDAFKRAKASDKTYVIVMNVDPYEGWTTEGHAWWEVGTPHITNSDRVREAHQDWESSRPKQRKGV, from the coding sequence ATGACGAAACAACCAGACACCATTCGCCTGACCACGGCCCAAGCCATCATTCGTTGGCTGTCAAACCAGTTCATCCAGATCGACGGGCAAGAAATGCGCCTGTGTGGCGGAGGGTTCGGGATCTTCGGCCACGGCAACGTGACTTGCCTGGGCGAGGCACTTTACAATGTGCGGGACGAACTGCCGCTTTATCGCGGTCAGAATGAACAAAGCATGGGATTCGCGGCAGCGGGCTATGCCAAGCAATGGCTGCGCCAGCGGTTCATGTTCTGCACGGCATCAGCCGGGCCGGGCACCGCAAACCTTCTGACCGCTGCGGGGCTGGCACATGCCAACCGCCTGCCCTTGCTGCTTTTGTGTGGCGACACATTCATCACACGCCTACCCGACCCGGTGTTGCAGCAAATGGAGAACTATGGCGACCCGACCCTTGGCGTGAATGACGCGTTCAAACCCGTTGTGCGGTATTGGGATCGCATCAGCCACCCGGCGCAGATCATCCAGTCGCTGCCAAATGCCATCGCCACCATGCTGGACCCGGCCGATTGTGGCCCCGCTTTCCTTGGTCTGCCGCAAGACGTGCAGGGCTGGACCTATGACTATCCAAAGGTATTCTTTGAGAAAAAGATGCATCGCATCCGTCGTCAGACCCCCGACTCAGACGAGGTTGCAGATGCGATTGCCCTTCTCAAAACAGCTAAGCGCCCGATGATCATTGCGGGCGGCGGCGTGCAGTATTCCGGCGCGGTCGATGAACTGACTGCTTTTGCTGAAGCCCACCAGATCCCTGTGGTTGAAACCATTGCGGGTCGGGCCAACATGCTGGCCACCCACCCGCTGAATATCGGCCCGATTGGCGTCACTGGATCAAACAGCGCCAATGCGATTGCTGAAAAGGCCGACGTGATCGTCGCTGTGGGCACGCGGTTGCAGGACTTTACCACCGGATCTTGGACGGCGTTTTCCAAGGACGCGCGCTTCATCTCGATCAACGCAGCCCGCCACGATGCAGGCAAGCATATGTCGCTGCCTGTTGTTGGCGACGCCAAACTGGCTTTGACCGCTCTCGGCGCGGCGCTGGACTTTCGGGCACCTGCCGACTGGGTTCAAACCGCACAGGACGAGCGCAAGACATGGGATGCCTATGTCGCCGACAACGTGTCTTATGGCAATCGCCCGAACTCCTATGCCCAAGCCATCGGCGCGGTGAACGAGTTGTGCGACCCCCGCGACCGTATCGTTGCTGCCGCAGGCGGCCTGCCTGCGGAGGTGACGGCCAACTGGCGCACACTTGATGTCGGCACCGTGGATGTGGAATTCGGCTTTTCCTGCATGGGCTACGAGATCGCCGGCGCCTGGGGCGCACGTATCGCGCAGGCCGAGCGCGAGCCGGACCAGGATGTCATCACCTTCTGCGGCGACGGCTCTTACATGATGCTGAACTCGGATATTTATTCCAGCGTGTTGAGCCGTAAGAAGTTGATTGTGATGCTGCTGGACAATGGCGGTTTCGCCGTCATCAACAAGCTGCAAAACAACACCGGGAATGAGAGCTTCAACAACCTGATCGCCGATTGCCCGACCGTGCCTGAACCCTTTGGCGTGGATTTCGTGGCCCACGCGACGTCAATGGGGGCCGAGGCCGAGAAAGTGTCGAACCTGTCTGAACTGGGCGACGCGTTCAAACGCGCCAAGGCATCGGACAAAACCTATGTGATCGTCATGAATGTGGACCCCTATGAAGGCTGGACCACCGAAGGTCACGCGTGGTGGGAGGTGGGCACCCCACACATCACCAACAGCGACCGGGTGCGCGAGGCGCATCAGGATTGGGAAAGCTCCCGCCCGAAACAGCGGAAGGGAGTGTAA